Genomic DNA from Salvia miltiorrhiza cultivar Shanhuang (shh) chromosome 1, IMPLAD_Smil_shh, whole genome shotgun sequence:
TTCATGAAAACAAACAAGTGAAACTGGTGGCATATCGCTTAAAAGGAGGAGCTTCGCCTTGGTGGGAGCAAGTGCAAAACCAACGACGACGTTTGGGAAAACAACCGGTGAGATTATGGGTGAAGATGAAGAGGATGATGATGGCTCGTTTTCTTCCTCCGGATCATGAACAGTTTCTATTCCATCAATATCAGACACTAATTCAGGGACAAAAATCTGTAGCAGATTATACTACGGACTTTTTGCGCTTATCGTCGCGAAATAATCTGATGGAGACTGAAGGGCAACAAATTTCGAGATATATTCATGGGCTGAAGCCAACAATCCGTGAAAAGATTGGATGTCAAGTTATCCTCACTCTCAGCGAGGCCCAGAATATGGCGCAACGGGCTGAATCCATGGGATTTAGGAGCTACTATGGGAGAGAAGAAAATCGCAGGAATTTTGGTGaaacaaacaaaccaaactCTAACCTCGAAGTTGCTTCAAGTTCTAATAAACGAGATATTGTTGTGAAGGAGAACATAAAGAAACAATCAGAAAACCCATATGCTAAGCCAACCGGAGATAAATGCTACAGATGCCATGAGATTGGGCACCGATCGAACAATTGTCCGAAACGCCGTCCGGTGAATATGACTGAGCATGGTAAGGATGACGATGCAACTGAGCATGAAATCGATGAAGAAGAGGGAGTTTGCAGCCTGATGGAGAAGAATATGATGAACACCCAACGTATGTGGTTCGTAAGGTTCTACTAGCACCACGAGGAGATGACTCCCAACGCAACGCTCTATTCCGAACCAGGTGTACGATCTCTCATCAGATTTTCGAGTTAATTATAGATAGTGGCAGCTGTGAGAATATTATTTCTCAAAGTTTGGTTCGAGCATTACAATTACCTGTGGAAAAACATCCTGAACCATATAGTATTGTGTGGATTAATAATGGTGAGGGTATCAAGGTTAAGGAGAGGTGTCGTGTGCCTTTATCTATTGGAAAATATTATAAAGATGAGGTTATGTGTGACATTGTGGACATGGATGCTTGTCAATTACTATTTGGCAGACCTTGGCAGTTTGATCTTGGCACTACTCATGATGGGAGGAAAAATATTTATCAATTCTTCAAGGATGGGAAGAGCATAACGTTGCTGCCTTTAGggtttaaaaagaaaattgaaaaccATAAGTTTCTGACATTAACCCGTTCAGTGAAAGAATTGATGGACGATGCACGAGATACTAGAGAAATTCTTGCTTTGGTGGTGAAGACGGTACCCATGGTCAAAAATTCTGCAAGGATGAACGAGACTCCAGATCGAGTTCTCGAATTGTTTAAGGAATTTCAAGATTTGGTTCCTGACGAGCTTCCTTCAAAGTTACCGCCAATGAGAAATATACAACATGCCATTGACTTGGTCCCCGGAGCCTCGTTACCAAACTTACCTCACTACCGTATAAGTCCAAAAGAGGGAACAATTTTGCAACAGATGGTAGAGGATTTGTTACTCAAAGGATTGATTCAAGTAAGCATGAGCCCTTGTGCAGTTCCCGCATTACTAACTCCAAAAAAATATGGTTCTTGGCGCATGTGCGTGGACAGTCGAGCAATAAATAAGATCACTGTGCGTTACAGGTTTTCGATTCCACGATTAGAAGATATGTTAGACAACTTATCTGGGGCGAGAATTTTTAGCAAGATAGACCTGCGAAGTGGTTACCATCAGATCCGCATCAGACCGGGAGACGAGTGGAAGATAGCTTTCAAAACAAAAGAGGGTCTTTATGAGTGGCTCGTTATGCCGTTCGGATTGTCAAATGCCCCTAGCACATTTATGCGATTGAAGAATGAGTTACATGCAAACAAGTCTCCTTTTCCTTGGCTTTGTGATTAGTGGGGATGGAATTCGTGTGGATGAGGAGAAGGTTAGAGCGATCCGTGACTGGCCTATCCCAAAATCTGTGACGGAGGTCCGTAGCTTTCACGGACTTGCTACCTTCTATAGGCGGTTCATTCGAAATTTTAGTACTATTATGGCGCCTATGACAGATTGTTTGAAGAAAGGAAAATTTCAATGGAGTTCTGAACAAACGAAGAGCTTTGAGCTGATTAAGGAGAAGTTGTGTTCAGCCCCTGTACTCGCACTTCCCAGTTTTGACAAGCTTTTTGTTGTGGAATGTGACGCATGTGGAGTTGGAATTGGTGCTGTTCTGTCTCAGGAGGGAAAGCCGGTGGCTTATTTTAGTGAGAAGTTGAACGAAGCACGGCAAAAGTGGTCCACCTATGATCAAGAATTTTATGTTGTATTTCGCGCCTTGAAGCATTGGGAACATTATCTCCTTCAGGATCAATTTGTTCTTTATACGGACCATCAGGCGTTGAAGCATATTAATAGTCAAAAGAATATTAGCAAGATGCATGCTAGATGGGTGGCATACCTGCAACAATTCCCGTTCACATTGAAGCACAAATCTGGTGTTCAGAACAAACCCGCCGATGCATTAAGTAGGCGTGCAGCTCTATTGGTGACGATGAGCCATGAGATAGTTGGTTTTGAAGTTCTTCCCGAATTGTATGCAGCTGATGAGGACTTTGCGAAAATATGGAATCAGTTGCCTGTTGAAGACTTTTACTCACATGAAGGTTCTCTTTTTAAGGGTAATCGATTGTGCATCCCTCGAACTTCCTTAAGGGACAAATTAGTTCGTGATCTGCATGGTGGTGGTTTGAGTGGACACCTTGGTCGAGAGAAAACTACTACTAGTTTGGAAGAACGATATTATTGGCCCCAGTTAAAACGCGAAGTTGCAAAGTTTGTACGGCGATGTTATATTTGCCAAACGGCTAAGGGGCAAGCCCAGAATACTGGATTATACATGCCATTACCTGTTCCTGAAGCTATTTGGGAAGACTTATCTATGGATTTCGTTCTCGGTCTTCCTCGAACTCAACGGGGAGTTGATTCTGTTTTTGTTGTTATGGATAGGTTCTCAAAGATGGTACATTTTATTCCCTGCAAGAAGACCTCAGATGCTTCACACATTGCACGCCTTTTCTTTCGAGAGATTGTTCGCTTGCATGGGGTGCCTAAATCTATTACCTCTGATCGCGATTCTAAGTTCCTTAGTCATTTTTGGTTGACGTTGTGGAAGATGTTTGATACTTCACTGAATTTTAGCAGCACGGcgcatccacaaactgatggacaGACTGAGGTCGTTAATCGAACTTTAGGCAATCTTATTCGTTGTATTTGTGGAGACCGTCCTAAGCAGTGGGATTTTGCTTTGCCACAAGCAGAATTTGCTTTCAATAATGCAGTCCATAGCTCGACAGGAAGAGCTCCTTTTGCTGTTGTTTATCAGAAATCTCCTCACCATGCCGTTGACTTGGTCAAGCTGCCTAAGATTGCTAGTATCTCTGCTGCAAATTTGGCTAATGATGTTTGTGATATTCAGACGGCAGTTCGTCAGAAATTGTTGGAGACTACTAAGAAATTCAAGGAAGCTGCTGATAAACATCGTCGCTTGAATGTGTTCGAGGTTGGTGATGAAGTGATGGTTTTCCTTCGCCGTGAACGCTTTCCGGTCGGGCAATATCATAAGTTGCAGCCAAAGAAATATGGTCCTTATAAGATTGTACACAAGATTAATGATAACGCTTATGTGGTGGACCTGCCAGAGTCGATGGGTATTTCACGCACCTTTAATGTGGCTGACTTGTATCTCTATTTTCCTGCTGAGCCATCTGTATACCCGGATCACTCGAGGGCAAGTTTTATTTCAAGTGGGGGAGACTGATATGGAGCAGTTAGCAGTTCACGCAGCTTTTGGTTTGTGTCCAGGCACTTTTGGCCTctgttcttttatttattttcagtctTTGTGTTCTTTTAGGAGTCTATTTCCTTTCCGTATTGTTCTAGGTTTGTTTCTAGGCCTATTTATATGTTCTAATATGTATTAAGAGGGGATACAATATTTGTTTAGATTTATAtatctatttctttctttttcgtaCGAAGAGCGATTGTCTTCTACGTAATACCGTCCCGTCCAAGAAGCCATGGAAAGATGGCAAAAAAGTTGGATAGGGAAAGAAAGAGGATGATAAGAAAGAAACCAAAAAATGCCACCATTCCTAGAAGCCAGGGCATATCAAGAAAGACAGCTGCAATTGGAAGAGATCAAGTAAGCCCAAAAGGGCTCCACTGATGCAGCAGACATTGCTGAACAATTTCAAGAAGCTGAAGCACTAAATATCACATCTTCTAAAACTGAAAATGAGTGGATTCTTGACTCAGGTTGTTCTTTCCATATGTATCCTAATGAGTGGATTCTTGACTCGGGTTGTTCTTTCAAGAAGCTGAAGCACTAAATATCACATCTTCTAAGCCTAGGGAATGATCAAGTATGTTTTGTGAAAGGTATTGGATCTATCAAGTTAAAGCTTCATGACAATATTGTAAGACTCTTAACTGAAGTCAGGTATTatagacaattaaatttgtcatcgaattaaatcgtgccacgagtaaattcatgaattaaatattcaattatattttctattttattaaatagaatatttattcataaattaaatagatatacaattaatatttaatataaatgatttAATGGGCCCATTGGCACCTAAACCCTaaaagcccatgaagcccatctcctacatctataaatagaggtgttggggtgctcacAAATCACAAGTTGAAGGAGTGGAAAATTGGGGAGCTCAAGTATTCTTCTATCATAAGTTGAAGTGGTGGAGAATTGAAGAGCtcaagaattctatcaagtGAAGTCTTGCAAAAGTTCTATTCAAAGCTTCAAACATCTCCAAGAATtctattcaaatcttcaagcaTCTCCAAGAATtctattcaaatcttcaagcaTCTCCAAGAATTctattcaaatcttcaattaTCTCCAAGAATTCTACCAagtcttcaagtatcttcaagtattcttcaagaattctatcaagtcttcaagtatcttcaagaattctatcaagtcttcaagtattcttcaagtatccttcaaatcttcaagatcttcaaggcaatattcaagtatccttcaaatcaagttcaaaagcttcaatgcgttcttacaaattctaagtacgtcttcaaatcaagttcaaaaccttcaaggcgttcttacaaattctaaggacgttcttcaaatcaaatcaaatcaaatcaaatcaaatcagttCTAACGGtcaaatccaaaatcatgacttgagTCCGTTGGATTTATCGTCACCAAATCAAGTATCCCAAAACCTTTGAAATTgctcaagaatcaaatggaagagaagaatcagaggatcaaatagagattgcaacccgcataaatctacATTCATAATCTATCTTCAAGTTTATCAAATTATCTCTGCAACacgttttgtattttatcaaaattgaaatacaaaaatttgtgtttacggGTATATTCCTAGTCTGAAAAGGAATTTAATATCGCTTGGATCATTGAAAATGAAGGGCTATGAGTTTAAATCCTCAtaaattatttgcatgttttaAAGGGAACTAAAATTGTCATGAAAGGTATAAGGAAACAGACTCATTTGCTAGCTAACACTATTGTTGGTGAGTCTGAAAGCATTTCTGTATCTGATATTGAACTATGGCATGCTAGATCAGGACATGTGAGTGAAAAAGGTATGACTGGACTTAGAAGGAAGAGAATGCTAAGTCTATCTCATGATGCTAAACTAGAAAACTGTGAAGCATGTGCACTTAGTAAAAGTAAGAAACTCTCATATCATGTAGGCAAACATGTTTCCAATATGTACACTGTGACTTATGGGGGCCATAAAAAACCACCGCTATAAGTGGAGGGTCATATTTCATATCtttgattgatgatttttcaagaaaagtttgagtttatattttaaaacatAAGTCTAATGCCTTAACAAGTTTGTTGAGTGGTGTAGtgaaattgaaaatgaaaaatgatgtAAACTAAGGTGCCTATGAATTGATAATGGTCTAGAGTTTACTTTAGAAAAAATTCAAGAATACTCCAGGGAAAAAGGTATTAAGAGGCACAAGTCTATACCTGGTAACCCTCAACAAAATGGGGTAGTAGAAATGATGAATAGGACACTACTTGAAAGAGTTAGATTTATGTTATCTAGTATTGGGATGCCAGCCAAGTTTTGGGGGAAGCAATGATTGCTGTTGCATATCTTATAAATAGGTGCTTATCTGctgctaggggtgagcatcggttcggtttggtGCAAAACCGCACCAACAAATAAAAATCGAAAACCGAACATATGGTGAAAATGGAAACCTCACCGCACCAATTGGAGGTGTCAAACCAAACCGAAACCAAACATATAAAACCTTcagtttcggttcggtttaccgAACcgctacaatttttttttcgaaaaaatctattaaaatcagTAAAACAATGTTTTACTGAACcgatacatttttttttgtttaaatataCGAACTAAAATAATATCGGCAAAAATATGCGAACAATTCGAATTCTCaagcaaagaaaataaaaaaatctaactATCAGATTCTAGCCACTCCCGAAGTTCCCTTAATTCCAGCTGCCAACTCCAAATTCAAGTTGATCAATTCCCAGCCGCCAATCTCTCTAGCTCCAATTGCTATGTATCACCCCCACAAAGTATCTCCCTAATCACTATATATTAAGCCACCGCCAACTAAGTTAATAGTTTTAATTTGAGCGTTATGATATAGATTTGCAATATGTATTTTCACCTAAATTCATCAAGTATTGTGTCGGGGGCTGGCCTAAATCAAACTGAAGGATGGAATAAAGTTCAGATGTTAGACTTTGGGTTAGGTTTACaattagaaaattaaaatttaaattaatatatatatatatatatattatataatataaatatataataaatatatatatttatcggttcagtttggttcggttcggttcggttcggtgcaaaaccgcaccaaaaatttaaaatcgaaaccaaataaaaaagtttcagtttttaatttttggaacCGCACCAACAGATGCGGAACCGCACAGCACCGAAATGGTGCGGTTCGATTCGATTTTGCGTGCGGTTCagtttttgctcacccctatctGCTGCTATAGAGTTTAAAACTCCTGAAGAAAAGTGGAATGAAAGGTCAGCTGATTACTCAAATCTGAGGGTGTTTGGCCTATATGCACATCAGGCAAGATAAGCTTAAGCCTTGGGCACTCAAGTGTGTTATGATAGGCTATCCAACGGGGTGTTAAAGGGTACAAGTTATGGTGTATTAAACCTAGAAAAGAAAAAGCTTTAGTTAGCACGGATGTGGTGTTTAAGGAAAGTACTATGACTTTTAAGACTAATTTTACTACTACTGATAAGAGTACAAATGTAGATATGGAAGGTGAAAAACAAGATGATACAGCAGCTTCTGAAAGTCAGCTTCTGAAAGTCAGGTCTCAAATGCACTAGTAAGAGCAGATGTAATGTAGGAAGAAGAAACAAGTAAGGATGATACTAACGATCTCAGTGAATATCATCTAGCTCGAGATAGAGTTAGAAAAGTTATAAAGCCTT
This window encodes:
- the LOC131008818 gene encoding uncharacterized protein LOC131008818: MVNDKDKVPEPTIADVLREVQRLTIAVDMLTTRVERVEERRGNPGDGEGGRRFARVLQRTGPQPIGVKQTYEEDSSDEEAKELFAENPNPNPRGNQRHDEFRMKADLPSFNGNFNIEAFLDWIAEVERFFDFAEIHENKQVKLVAYRLKGGASPWWEQVQNQRRRLGKQPVRLWVKMKRMMMARFLPPDHEQFLFHQYQTLIQGQKSVADYTTDFLRLSSRNNLMETEGQQISRYIHGLKPTIREKIGCQVILTLSEAQNMAQRAESMGFRSYYGREENRRNFGETNKPNSNLEVASSSNKRDIVVKENIKKQSENPYAKPTGDKCYRCHEIGHRSNNCPKRRPVNMTEHGKDDDATEHEIDEEEGVCSLMEKNMMNTQHSGSCENIISQSLVRALQLPVEKHPEPYSIVWINNGEGIKVKERCRVPLSIGKYYKDEVMCDIVDMDACQLLFGRPWQFDLGTTHDGRKNIYQFFKDGKSITLLPLGFKKKIENHKFLTLTRSVKELMDDARDTREILALVVKTVPMVKNSARMNETPDRVLELFKEFQDLVPDELPSKLPPMRNIQHAIDLVPGASLPNLPHYRISPKEGTILQQMVEDLLLKGLIQVSMSPCAVPALLTPKKYGSWRMCVDSRAINKITVRYRFSIPRLEDMLDNLSGARIFSKIDLRSGYHQIRIRPGDEWKIAFKTKEGLYEWLVMPFGLSNAPSTFMRLKNELHANKSPFPWLCD